In Vibrio marisflavi CECT 7928, the following are encoded in one genomic region:
- a CDS encoding ATP-binding protein produces MWNWIKSRLGKSFGIDSQNRIPESLFRSSVLDSVSDGILVCDNNPDSNFILYANQSIQDFFNLNSSDIIGQNVSSLYQSICSEGDWRQLKQALATKEAKSITIPIIGGDEKHWITLHLDPLQDKQNDPTYIVLTQTDISDLKDTQLKLKVSNDKLHHSLSVQANQISEHESQMQALFQNALDSMILIDNNQCIVDANEPALELFGYDIDTLASISLDKLLLNLDIDSLQIDDSSSFSHKELEINGLVGVQANTNTIPLVGYVRRVQLNSQDFFILILRDLTNYKMTEQELQKSQSELEESVRRFNLATKAGGIGIWNWNFLTDDVEWDERMYEIYGLSPETCVPNYDTWKKAVLPEDAEAAETALAHAKDTLTQFNAEFRIQLPAGEVRWIRAAADIIFDSDSNTPIGMGGINIDITKEKNAQDFLRHESEIAQAANEAKSMFLANMSHEIRTPMNGVVGMLSLLSESDMTGEQHNMVRTIKDSALTLLHIINDILDFSKIEAGQMSLESVPVELPMVVERTLDVLGLQASKKGIDLYATYSANLPRVVMSDSVRLSQILLNIVGNAVKFTDGQNNTSGLVCIHAEYKANGASPQIEITVSDNGIGMTDEQMLKLFNAFTQADTSTTRLFGGTGLGLSITKTLLELMGGDIGVRSEYGVGSTFTIHIPFVEVENQPKHTDCEDMLGNKLLFVTNDKSLVEACKRTLKGYECETTFVSSFSRARFVLEYAENNYNPYNIIVLGPDVDLQKVAEELKGLKEVISSDYKFIRMTQNASPEESMQHTGLYPYACKPFKPSELINHIAIVTGKRTPEVLEDSNEQIEQTPVGSEMGLILVVDDQPTNRDVMKRQLNFLGFECEMAVHGQDALTKWQSKHFDLILTDCHMPVMDGYELALSVRNAEHQDRSLGHTPIIAITANALADASDQCLSSGMDDYLAKPVELKTLGGCVKKWLHISPRPERSNDAVIVDEVEEPIVEVENAEAKVEHEITRATDKPESPICMQSLEDILGTSDDDIVYPLLQGYWESVISDVEEIDRALEEEDEQKLQQLAHAAKGAARSAGAETIASTFEELQNTALEKDWPHLEKTVANGKTELDKLKSYLQEHSIIE; encoded by the coding sequence GTGTGGAACTGGATTAAGTCTCGCTTAGGGAAATCATTTGGCATTGATTCACAAAATCGCATACCAGAGTCGCTATTTAGAAGTAGTGTATTGGATAGCGTCAGCGACGGAATATTGGTGTGCGACAATAACCCAGATTCCAACTTTATTTTGTACGCAAATCAGTCGATTCAAGATTTCTTTAACTTAAATAGCAGTGACATCATTGGTCAAAACGTATCGTCGTTATACCAATCAATTTGCTCTGAGGGAGATTGGCGACAGCTAAAACAAGCGCTTGCAACTAAAGAAGCAAAGTCCATCACCATCCCTATAATCGGTGGTGACGAAAAGCATTGGATAACACTTCATCTTGACCCATTACAAGATAAGCAAAATGATCCTACGTATATTGTACTCACTCAGACGGATATCTCTGATTTAAAAGATACCCAATTAAAACTCAAAGTTTCGAACGATAAGTTACATCACTCTTTGTCTGTTCAAGCCAACCAAATTTCTGAACACGAATCTCAAATGCAAGCGTTATTTCAGAACGCGCTAGACAGTATGATTCTGATTGATAACAATCAATGTATCGTTGATGCGAACGAACCAGCATTGGAACTTTTCGGTTACGACATCGATACATTGGCAAGCATTAGCCTCGACAAACTACTGCTGAATCTTGACATAGATTCGCTACAGATCGACGACTCTTCATCATTTTCACACAAAGAGCTTGAGATTAATGGTCTAGTTGGAGTGCAAGCAAATACCAATACCATACCTCTCGTCGGTTATGTGCGTAGAGTTCAATTAAATAGTCAAGACTTCTTCATTTTGATTCTTAGAGACTTGACCAATTATAAAATGACCGAGCAAGAGCTACAAAAGAGTCAATCAGAGCTCGAAGAGTCTGTCCGTCGCTTCAACCTCGCAACCAAAGCGGGCGGCATAGGAATTTGGAACTGGAACTTTTTGACCGATGATGTTGAATGGGACGAGAGAATGTATGAGATATACGGGCTATCACCCGAGACTTGCGTTCCAAATTACGATACGTGGAAAAAAGCTGTTCTACCTGAAGACGCTGAAGCCGCAGAAACAGCGCTTGCTCATGCTAAAGACACCTTAACCCAATTTAACGCTGAATTTAGAATTCAACTTCCTGCTGGAGAAGTACGCTGGATAAGAGCAGCTGCAGATATTATTTTTGACAGCGATTCAAATACCCCTATTGGGATGGGTGGTATCAACATCGATATTACCAAAGAGAAAAATGCCCAGGATTTTTTGCGTCATGAAAGCGAAATTGCACAAGCAGCAAATGAAGCAAAATCAATGTTCCTTGCGAATATGAGTCATGAAATCCGGACGCCAATGAATGGTGTTGTGGGTATGTTGAGTCTGCTTAGTGAAAGCGATATGACCGGTGAGCAACACAATATGGTCAGAACTATTAAGGACTCAGCACTGACACTACTGCATATCATTAACGATATCCTTGACTTTTCCAAAATCGAAGCGGGACAAATGTCACTAGAAAGTGTTCCCGTTGAGCTACCTATGGTTGTAGAAAGAACCTTAGATGTCCTTGGTTTACAAGCAAGCAAAAAGGGTATCGACTTATACGCCACCTACAGTGCAAATCTGCCACGAGTCGTCATGAGTGACAGCGTTCGCTTGAGCCAAATTCTCCTCAATATAGTTGGCAACGCTGTTAAATTTACTGACGGGCAAAACAATACCAGTGGTTTAGTCTGCATACATGCTGAATATAAAGCAAACGGTGCTTCACCCCAAATCGAGATTACTGTTAGCGACAATGGTATAGGCATGACCGACGAGCAGATGTTAAAGCTGTTCAACGCTTTCACGCAGGCTGATACCAGCACGACTCGGCTGTTTGGCGGAACAGGCTTAGGCTTGTCTATTACCAAAACTCTACTCGAGCTCATGGGTGGTGATATCGGTGTACGCAGCGAATATGGTGTAGGCAGTACATTTACAATCCATATTCCTTTTGTTGAAGTTGAAAACCAACCCAAACACACAGACTGCGAAGATATGTTAGGTAACAAACTACTTTTTGTTACCAATGATAAGAGCTTGGTGGAGGCATGTAAGCGAACCCTAAAAGGTTATGAATGTGAAACAACCTTCGTCTCTTCGTTTAGTAGAGCTAGATTCGTACTAGAGTATGCAGAAAACAACTACAATCCGTACAACATTATTGTATTGGGGCCAGACGTTGATCTACAAAAAGTAGCCGAAGAACTCAAGGGACTAAAAGAGGTTATCTCAAGCGATTACAAATTTATAAGAATGACTCAAAATGCTAGTCCTGAAGAATCAATGCAACATACAGGACTCTACCCGTATGCATGTAAACCTTTTAAGCCCAGTGAACTTATCAACCATATTGCCATAGTCACTGGCAAACGCACTCCTGAAGTACTTGAAGATTCCAATGAACAAATAGAGCAAACCCCTGTTGGTAGTGAAATGGGCTTGATTCTCGTTGTCGATGACCAGCCTACTAACCGTGATGTAATGAAACGCCAGCTAAACTTCTTAGGGTTCGAGTGTGAAATGGCCGTACACGGCCAAGACGCGTTAACAAAATGGCAATCGAAACATTTCGATCTTATTCTGACTGATTGTCACATGCCGGTTATGGATGGCTACGAGTTGGCACTGAGCGTACGAAACGCTGAGCACCAAGACCGATCCTTGGGGCATACTCCTATCATCGCCATTACAGCTAACGCTCTCGCTGATGCTTCTGATCAATGTTTATCCTCGGGAATGGATGACTATCTAGCTAAGCCTGTCGAGCTTAAAACGCTAGGTGGTTGCGTTAAAAAGTGGTTACATATCTCGCCTAGACCAGAAAGATCCAATGATGCTGTAATAGTCGACGAAGTAGAAGAACCCATTGTAGAAGTGGAGAATGCTGAAGCTAAAGTGGAACATGAAATCACTAGAGCCACTGATAAGCCTGAATCACCGATTTGTATGCAGTCTCTAGAAGATATTTTAGGTACGTCTGACGATGATATTGTGTACCCACTCTTACAAGGATACTGGGAATCGGTCATTAGTGACGTTGAGGAAATTGACCGTGCCCTTGAAGAAGAAGACGAGCAAAAATTGCAACAACTAGCACATGCAGCGAAAGGAGCAGCTCGCTCTGCTGGAGCAGAAACGATAGCTTCAACATTCGAAGAGCTGCAAAACACGGCATTAGAGAAAGACTGGCCTCATCTAGAAAAAACCGTCGCAAATGGAAAGACGGAACTAGACAAGCTTAAATCGTACTTACAAGAACACTCGATAATAGAATAG
- the adhE gene encoding bifunctional acetaldehyde-CoA/alcohol dehydrogenase: MPVTNLAELDALVTRVKAAQEEFATFSQEKVDAIFRAASLAANQARIPLAQQAVEETGMGIVEDKVIKNHFASEFIYNQYKDDKTCGVLEENDSMGTMTIAEPVGIICGIVPTTNPTSTAIFKSLISLKTRNGIIFSPHPRAKHSTNDAAKLVLDAAVEAGAPKDIIGWIDEPSVELSNALMKHDGIALILATGGPGMVKAAYSSGKPAIGVGAGNVPVVIDETADIKRAVASVLMSKTFDNGVVCASEQAVIVMDEVYDEVKERFASHKAHVLNKADADKVRKVLLIDGALNAKIVGQPATKIAEMAGVSVPADTKILVGEGIGEVSYDDEFAHEKLSPTLGMFRASSFENAVAQAEKMVEIGGIGHTSGLYTNQDVNADRIRYFGDKLKTARILINIPTTHGGIGDLYNFNVAPSLTLGCGSWGGNSISENVGPKHLINKKTVAKRAENMLWHKLPKSIYFRRGSLPIALGDLEDKKRAFLVTDRFLFNNGYADEIERLLKEQGMEVQTFFDVEADPTLSVVEKGAEAMKSFQPDVVLALGGGSPMDAAKIMWVMYEHPETHFEELAMRFMDIRKRIYKFPKMGEKAELVCITTTSGTGSEVTPFAVVTDDKTGAKYPLADYELTPNMAIVDANLVMNMPKSLTAFGGYDAITHALEAYVSVLANEYSDGQALQALKMLKEYLPSSYKNGANDPIAREKVHNAATIAGVAFANAFLGVCHSMAHKIGNAFHLPHGLANALLISNVVRYNANDNPTKQTAFSQYDRPQARRRYAEVADHLGLSQAGDRTAQKIERLLAWLEEMKRELDIPTSIKDAGVNEADFLAQLDTLSVDAFDDQCTGANPRYPLISELKEVLTDSYYGKAYVEGETFEGTSVIVKKDDQKPAEKTKVKAEAKSKKEKAEA; encoded by the coding sequence ATGCCTGTAACTAACTTAGCTGAATTAGACGCACTCGTGACTCGCGTTAAAGCAGCGCAAGAAGAGTTCGCAACTTTTTCTCAAGAGAAAGTAGATGCAATCTTCCGCGCAGCTTCTCTAGCAGCTAACCAAGCTCGTATTCCTTTGGCACAGCAAGCTGTTGAAGAAACGGGTATGGGTATTGTCGAAGATAAGGTAATCAAGAACCACTTTGCTTCAGAGTTCATCTACAACCAATATAAAGATGACAAAACTTGTGGTGTTCTAGAAGAAAACGACAGCATGGGTACAATGACAATCGCTGAGCCTGTTGGCATCATCTGTGGTATTGTTCCAACTACTAACCCAACATCTACTGCAATTTTCAAATCTCTAATCTCTCTTAAAACTCGTAACGGCATCATCTTCTCGCCACACCCACGTGCGAAGCATTCAACTAACGATGCAGCGAAACTAGTACTTGATGCAGCAGTAGAAGCAGGCGCTCCAAAAGACATCATCGGTTGGATTGATGAGCCTTCTGTAGAGCTTTCTAATGCGCTAATGAAGCATGACGGTATTGCACTTATCCTTGCTACTGGTGGCCCAGGCATGGTTAAAGCAGCGTACTCTTCAGGTAAGCCAGCAATCGGTGTAGGTGCAGGTAACGTACCAGTTGTTATTGATGAAACAGCAGACATCAAACGTGCAGTAGCTTCTGTTCTTATGTCTAAAACTTTCGACAACGGTGTTGTTTGTGCTTCTGAGCAAGCAGTTATCGTTATGGACGAAGTATATGACGAAGTAAAAGAGCGTTTTGCTTCTCACAAAGCTCACGTACTAAACAAAGCTGATGCAGACAAAGTACGTAAAGTATTGCTTATCGATGGTGCGCTAAACGCGAAAATCGTTGGTCAGCCAGCGACTAAAATTGCTGAAATGGCAGGCGTTTCTGTTCCAGCAGATACTAAGATCCTTGTCGGTGAAGGTATCGGTGAAGTATCTTATGATGACGAATTCGCTCATGAGAAACTATCTCCAACTCTTGGCATGTTCCGTGCGTCTTCTTTCGAAAACGCAGTAGCTCAAGCTGAGAAAATGGTTGAAATTGGTGGTATCGGTCATACTTCGGGCCTATACACAAACCAAGATGTTAACGCTGACCGTATTCGTTACTTTGGCGACAAGCTTAAAACAGCTCGTATCCTAATCAACATCCCTACTACTCACGGTGGTATCGGTGACCTTTATAACTTCAACGTAGCACCATCATTGACTCTAGGTTGTGGTTCTTGGGGTGGTAACTCAATCTCTGAAAACGTTGGTCCTAAGCACTTAATCAATAAGAAAACTGTTGCTAAGCGAGCTGAAAACATGTTGTGGCACAAACTTCCTAAGTCAATTTACTTCCGTCGTGGTAGCCTTCCAATCGCTCTAGGTGACTTAGAAGATAAGAAACGTGCGTTCCTAGTAACTGACCGCTTCCTATTCAACAACGGCTATGCTGATGAAATTGAAAGATTGCTAAAAGAGCAAGGCATGGAAGTTCAAACATTCTTTGATGTTGAAGCAGATCCAACTCTATCTGTAGTAGAGAAAGGTGCTGAAGCAATGAAGAGCTTCCAACCAGATGTTGTTCTAGCTCTAGGTGGCGGTTCACCAATGGATGCTGCGAAAATCATGTGGGTAATGTACGAGCACCCAGAAACTCACTTCGAAGAACTAGCAATGCGCTTTATGGACATCCGTAAACGTATCTACAAGTTCCCTAAAATGGGTGAGAAAGCAGAGTTAGTATGTATCACTACTACTTCTGGTACTGGTTCTGAAGTAACACCATTCGCAGTTGTGACTGACGACAAAACTGGTGCTAAGTACCCTCTAGCTGACTACGAGCTAACACCAAACATGGCTATCGTTGACGCTAACTTAGTAATGAATATGCCTAAGTCTCTAACAGCATTTGGTGGTTACGATGCAATCACTCACGCTCTAGAAGCTTACGTATCTGTTCTTGCGAACGAGTACTCAGACGGTCAAGCTCTACAAGCTCTTAAGATGCTTAAAGAGTACCTACCATCAAGCTACAAAAATGGTGCAAACGACCCAATCGCTCGTGAAAAAGTTCACAATGCAGCGACTATCGCCGGTGTTGCGTTTGCGAACGCTTTCCTAGGTGTATGTCACTCTATGGCACACAAAATTGGTAACGCGTTCCACTTGCCACACGGCCTAGCTAACGCTCTACTAATTTCTAACGTAGTTCGTTACAACGCTAACGACAACCCAACTAAGCAAACTGCATTCTCTCAGTACGACCGTCCACAAGCACGTCGTCGTTATGCTGAAGTTGCAGATCACCTAGGTCTATCTCAGGCTGGTGACCGTACGGCTCAGAAAATTGAGCGTCTACTAGCTTGGTTAGAAGAGATGAAGCGTGAGCTAGATATCCCAACTTCAATCAAAGACGCAGGCGTAAACGAAGCGGACTTCCTTGCTCAACTAGATACTCTATCTGTTGACGCATTCGATGACCAATGTACAGGTGCAAACCCTCGTTACCCTCTAATCTCTGAGCTAAAAGAAGTTCTAACGGATTCTTACTACGGTAAGGCATACGTTGAAGGTGAAACTTTCGAAGGTACTTCAGTTATCGTTAAGAAAGATGACCAAAAGCCAGCAGAAAAAACTAAAGTGAAAGCAGAAGCTAAATCTAAAAAAGAGAAAGCTGAAGCTTAA